The Deltaproteobacteria bacterium DNA window CCCGGAAAAAGGTAACCGCTCCAAGGCAGGATATAACGGGTTCACCGGATATTTACATTTGCTGGACCATGGTTCGATGAACAGTCTGTGTGTGTCGGTTATCATCGAAGGAAGATAAGGAGGGGAAAATGTCCAAGAAGATCTTAATCGTCGATGATGAGCCTGACATTATTACGTTTGTTGGTGCGGTTCTTGAGGAGAACGGCTACACAAGTATCAGTGCAAAGAACGGGGTTGAGGGCCTGGAGTTACTGCGAACGGAAAAACCGGATCTGGTACTCCTCGATTTGATGATGCCGAAGAAAAGCGGCATCACCATGTTCCAGGAATTGAGAAGTGATCCGGACATGAGCCATACTCCCGTAGTGGTGGTAACAGGTGTCTCTGAAGTAACAGGTGTTGATTTCAGAGATTTCATGTACAAGAAGCCGATGGCCGATGAGGAAAAGTTTGTGGAGACCACTGGGTTAACAAAGTATACTGTACCTGATGGTTATATTGAAAAACCGATTGACCCGGATGAGTTAATTAAGGCCATTAAGAATGCCTTAAAAGAATAAAACGGTTGTCCTGATCTTCCCTGTTAGCCTTATCATTTTTCGACACCGCCTGTTTTCAGGGGGCCGAACCATACTTTTTAATAATGGAATCAATCTTTTCCCTGGCACTGTCGCTAAGATCTTTGAATTTTACTCCCATGCCCCGCCTCTGGTCAGTGGACGTGAGTTTGGTCCGGCTCCACATCACCTCGGCCTTCACCCGGATGGGATAATTATGCCCTGGCAGAAGAAACTCCAGGATCAACTGGGTCCCCGGTTCAAAAGGATTCATAGTTGCTATGAACATTCCTCCTGTACTCAGATCATCAGCGAAGTCCCTGAGAAAGTTATCTACAGAATGATAATTTACTTGTATAGCTATTGGTGCTCTGGGTGTCTTTCTACGTTTGCTCATACAGTTTCTCCGGTAAGCCTTGCAGTAATCCCGCAGTCGGGTTATATATCCTCCACCATAAGAGAGAGGTTCTGAAAATGTCTAAGGTATGTGAAATATGTGGTAAACGCCCGGTCACCGGTTGCAACGTAAGTCATGCAAATAATCATACCCGTAGGCGCTGGCTGCCAAATCTGCAAAGGGTCAGGGCGGTTGTTAACGGGCAAATAAAACGCATTCGTGTCTGCACCCATTGTATTCGCTCCGGCAGAGTAATAAAACCCTCATAAGCCCCGATTTATCTTTAATCTCTTTCCTCTATATTATCGTATAAAAAGCAGAGATCCTAAAATCGAGCCCCCTTATCCTGGAGAAGTGCGCTCAGCAAGCTTTACACCCTCAAGCTTCCTTATGCTTGAGAGGATTTTCCTCAGTTGCATCCGGTTTTTCACCGCAATGACAAAGTCAAGAACGGCAGCATAATCCGGAGTCGTGGCAACCTTTGCCTCCAGGATATTTGCCTCTCCGGCACTTATTGCATTACTGACTGCGGCCAGCATGCCTTTTTGGTCGACCGTACTGACCCGGATCCCGGCAGGATAAGTGGCTCCATCAGCATATGCCCATGTAATCTCTACACGCCTGTCTGAATCCAGGTTACGGATATTAGAGCAATTTTCTCTATGGACTGTAACTCCTCTTCCCCTTGTTATATAGCCGACAACCTCGTCTCCCGGAACCGGTGTGCAGCATTTGCCCAGGTGGATCATGATATCATCAAGACCATGAATCAGGATGCCCTGCGGCTCTGTCTTGTCGGTAAATTTCTTTACCCTTGATTCCTTTTCTTCCGGTTTATATTCTTCAGGTTGTCCTGCCCGCAGCTTTCTGATTATCTGAGAAGGGGCAATCTTGCCGTATCCGGCTGCAATAAACATATCCTCCGGGGTCTTGAAAGACAGCGCCTTGGCAACTTCAGCACTTTTGGTCTTTATAAAATCGCTGAAGTCCAACCCGTGCCTCTTGAATTCCCTGGCACAAAGGTCCCTTCCCAGGGCAAGGCTCTTTCCCTTTTCTTCTGTTTTTATCCACTGGCGGATCTTTGCCCGGGCCCTGCTGGTCTTGGCAAACTTAAGCCAATCCCTGTTGGGGAAGTGCTTATCGGATGTAATTATCTCTACCATTTCCCCGTTATGGAATTGATATTTCAAGGGCACGATTCTGCCGTTTACCTTGGCCCCTGCACAATGGTTCCCTATCTCGGTATGGATTGCATAGGCAAAGTCTATCGGAGTGGCTCCCCGGGGAAACTCCTTAACCTCTCCTTTTGGAGTGAACACATATACTTCGTTGGGAAAGAGATCCATCTTCACCGACTCAATGAATTCCCTTGGATCATCCAGCTCCTTCTGCCACTCTATGAGCTGAAAAAGCCAGTCGAACTGGCGTGCCTTTTCCTTGCTGACTATTGTCCCCTCTTTATACAGCCAGTGGGCGGCAATGCCTTCATTCGCCACAATGTCCATCTCCTCGGTGCGGATCTGGATCTCCATTCTCTCGCCATAGGGACCTATAACAGTGGTGTGGAGGGATTGATACATGTTGGTCTTTGGAAGACTGATGTAATCTTTGAAACGTCCCGGAATCGGTTTCCAGAGCGAATGAACGATTCCAAGGGCCTCATAGCACTCCTTGGCACTTTTCATAATGATCCTGAAGGCTATCAGATCATAGATCTCTTCAAGGGGTATTTTTCTTGTACGCATCTTCCGGAAGATACTATAGAGGTGTTTGGGTCTTCCGAGTACCTTGCATGAAAGACCGAAATCAGCCATCTTCCCGGCTATGAGATCCTTGACTTCATCCACATAGGCCTTTCTCCTGCTCAGGCGGGCCTCTACTTCTTTTTGGAGCCTTTGGTATTCTTCAGGATAGATATTCAGAAAGGCCAGATCCTCAAGTTCGCTTTTGATCCAGCCGATCCCGAGACGACCTGCCAGGGGGGCATAGATATCCAGGGTCTCCCTGGCGATCTTGACTCTTTTATGCTCCTTCTGATACTCCAGGGTGCGCATGTTATGGAGCCTGTCGGCAAGCTTTACCAGCAGGACCCGGATGTCCTTTGAAATGGCAAGGATCATCTTGCGGGTGTTTTCCGCCTGCTTTTGGATCTGGCTCTCGAACCGGATTTTGCTGAGCTTTGTAACCCCATCCACGATCTGGGCCACGTCTTTGCCGAACATCTCCTCCAGTTCCTCAAAAGAGGTAAGGGTATCTTCTAATGTGTCATGCAGGAGACCGGCTGCTATGCTGGCCAGGTCCAGATGCAAGCGTGTCAGAATATAGGCCGTTGCCAGCGGATGCGAGAGATAGGGTTCGCCGGAAAGCCTTGTCTGCCCGGCATGGACCTTGGCGGAATATACATAGGCCTTTTCTACCAGACTGGTGTCTGCATCCGGGAGGTAGGAATGGATCCCGTCAAGTATGTCGTTGAGACGGATCACTTGAGTAATTCAACAGCCCTTTTCACGGCTTCGTTCTTTTTTACTGAGATAGTCTCACCTGTGGCGCGACCCCTGATTTCCACCTCATCTTTTTCTTTAAATCGCTTGCCCACAACAATTCTCAACGGAATCCCCAACAGGTCAGCATCCTTGAACTTCACACCGGGACGCTCCCTGCGGTCATCAAGCAGGACCTCCAGACCCTGGGCCATCAATCCGTTGTAGAGTTTTTCGGCAGCCTCTGACATCACAGTATCTCTGGTATCTAGCAGGGAGATTATTACCTCAAAGGGGGCAAGCGGTACTGGAAATATAATACCGTTTTCATCGTGATTCTGCTCTATGGCCGCCGCCACGGTCCGTCCCACGCCGATACCGTAACATCCCATGACGGTGAGCCGTTTCTTTCCGTTGGCGTCCAGAAATGTGGCCCCCAGGGCCTCGCTGTATTTGGTCCCGAGCTTGAAAATGTGTCCGACCTCTATGCCGCGTTTAAGTTCTATCTTCCCCTTGCATCTGGGGCACGGGTCTCCTTCGCAAATAACCCTGATATCGGCAAGTTCCGGCATGGAAACGTCTCTGCCCCAGTTTACACCGGTAAAATGGGCATCAACTTCATTGCCGCCTGTTACGAAATTCCTGAGCAGGGAAACGTCTTGATCAGCCACTACCTTAAAGTTCTCGTGAAGGCCGACCGGTCCTGCAAACCCGGCAGGTGCCCCTGTAACCTTCTGGACCGTGACCTCGTCGGCAAAATCGAGACGCTCCGCTCCCAAGAGACGCTTCAGCTTCAGGTCGTTCAGCTCGTGATCGCCCCTTATGAGAGCCACAACGGGTTTATCATCAGCCATCACTATGAGGGTCTTGACAAGGCGGCCGGCAGGCACCCCAAGGAAATCCGTTACTTCCTCTATTGAGCGTTTTCCCGGTGTATGGACCTTCTTACA harbors:
- a CDS encoding response regulator produces the protein MSKKILIVDDEPDIITFVGAVLEENGYTSISAKNGVEGLELLRTEKPDLVLLDLMMPKKSGITMFQELRSDPDMSHTPVVVVTGVSEVTGVDFRDFMYKKPMADEEKFVETTGLTKYTVPDGYIEKPIDPDELIKAIKNALKE
- a CDS encoding proline--tRNA ligase codes for the protein MRYSRFFLPTLKEVPAEAEVISHKLMLRAGMIRKLASGLYSYLPMGLRSLRKVEKIIREEMNRAGAQEVLLPMVQPSELWRESGRWERYGKELLRFEDRHGRASCLGPTHEEVITDIVRKEIRSYRDLPLNLYQIQTKFRDEIRPRFGLMRGREFIMKDAYSFDVDAEALEETYQVMYRVYCRIFERCGLDFRPVEADTGSIGGHASHEFMVMADSGEDRIACCTSCDYAANVELAPVIHSPDHQITNESLAECKKVHTPGKRSIEEVTDFLGVPAGRLVKTLIVMADDKPVVALIRGDHELNDLKLKRLLGAERLDFADEVTVQKVTGAPAGFAGPVGLHENFKVVADQDVSLLRNFVTGGNEVDAHFTGVNWGRDVSMPELADIRVICEGDPCPRCKGKIELKRGIEVGHIFKLGTKYSEALGATFLDANGKKRLTVMGCYGIGVGRTVAAAIEQNHDENGIIFPVPLAPFEVIISLLDTRDTVMSEAAEKLYNGLMAQGLEVLLDDRRERPGVKFKDADLLGIPLRIVVGKRFKEKDEVEIRGRATGETISVKKNEAVKRAVELLK
- the rpmB gene encoding 50S ribosomal protein L28, which translates into the protein MSKVCEICGKRPVTGCNVSHANNHTRRRWLPNLQRVRAVVNGQIKRIRVCTHCIRSGRVIKPS
- a CDS encoding GTP pyrophosphokinase; the encoded protein is MIRLNDILDGIHSYLPDADTSLVEKAYVYSAKVHAGQTRLSGEPYLSHPLATAYILTRLHLDLASIAAGLLHDTLEDTLTSFEELEEMFGKDVAQIVDGVTKLSKIRFESQIQKQAENTRKMILAISKDIRVLLVKLADRLHNMRTLEYQKEHKRVKIARETLDIYAPLAGRLGIGWIKSELEDLAFLNIYPEEYQRLQKEVEARLSRRKAYVDEVKDLIAGKMADFGLSCKVLGRPKHLYSIFRKMRTRKIPLEEIYDLIAFRIIMKSAKECYEALGIVHSLWKPIPGRFKDYISLPKTNMYQSLHTTVIGPYGERMEIQIRTEEMDIVANEGIAAHWLYKEGTIVSKEKARQFDWLFQLIEWQKELDDPREFIESVKMDLFPNEVYVFTPKGEVKEFPRGATPIDFAYAIHTEIGNHCAGAKVNGRIVPLKYQFHNGEMVEIITSDKHFPNRDWLKFAKTSRARAKIRQWIKTEEKGKSLALGRDLCAREFKRHGLDFSDFIKTKSAEVAKALSFKTPEDMFIAAGYGKIAPSQIIRKLRAGQPEEYKPEEKESRVKKFTDKTEPQGILIHGLDDIMIHLGKCCTPVPGDEVVGYITRGRGVTVHRENCSNIRNLDSDRRVEITWAYADGATYPAGIRVSTVDQKGMLAAVSNAISAGEANILEAKVATTPDYAAVLDFVIAVKNRMQLRKILSSIRKLEGVKLAERTSPG